The Fusobacterium sp. genomic sequence ATTCGCCCGAAAATTTTATTTTATATGGAGACTATAATTTAGAAGACAATGCTTATCAAGAAAATTCTTTTATTAAAAAAAATATTTTAAGTCAATTAAAAGAATTAATCAAAAAAATTGATGAAGCAATTTTAAAGAATGAGTTGCTAGTTTTTACTAGAGAAAATTATTAAGAAAGGTGAAAATTTATGTTAGTGCATGACTTTAAAATATTAGGACAAGAAAATAAAATTTATATAGAAGATAATATTATTTTATATATTTTTGAAACTTTGGAGTGGATAAATACTTATAATGATGAAGGATTATTACAGACAAATAAGGGAATTAATTATTATGGAATTACCTACTTTGATGTTAAGGGAATCATTCATTTGAAAGAGATTTTGCTTGGGTGGAGAAATCTTTTTGAAAAAGCTCCCTTATTTTTTAAACTAAGAGGTTCTTTTTGCTTTGATACAAATAAAAGAGTAAAGAACTCTTACTCAAAACAAAAACTTCTATCTCAATTTGATTCTTTGATTAATTTATGTGAAGTTGCGATAAAACAAAATAAAATTATTTATCATGGCGGAATATAGAATGGTATATATTTGATTAAATTTGATATATTAATGAATATAGTAAGTTCTATATAAGGGGGGAATATGAGAAATAAAAATAAATTTTTAATATTTTTAATAGGTATATTTTTCTTAAATATATCTTATTTATCTTTGGGAAATGAAAAAGATTATAGTTTTTTAATTAAAAAGGGAATGAAATATTTTAAAGATAAAAATTATGATTTGGCAGAAAAAACATGGAAACCAATAGCAGATTCTGAAAATATTGAAGCACAGTTTTATATGGGAACTTTATATGAAGAGCAAAATCAATATGATTTAGCTGAAAAATATTATAGATTAGCAGCAGATCAAGGATATCTTCCAGCTCAAAATTATTTGGGACATTTATACTACTTCAAGAAAAAAGATTATAAGTCAGCAGAGAAATATTATCAAATGTCAGCAGATCAAGGAAGTGATTTTGGGTATTGTGGCTTAGGATATGTATATAATCTTTTAGGGAAAGAAGAACTAGCAGAAAAAAATTATTTAATAGGAGCTGAGTTTGGTGATCATGTATCACAAAATAATTTAGGTGTGTTATATTCAAAGCAGGGTAGATATAGATTGGCATATAAATACTATAAAATGTCAGCAAAGCAAGGTTATACACCAGCAAAAGAAAATTTAGAAGGATTTAAGAAAAAATTATTAAACCTTAGTTTTAAAGAAAAGATATTATTTTATAAATAAAAAATTTTAAATGATATAAGTTTTCATTCAATATGGGCTGCTATAAAACTTTATAACTTTAATTTTAGTAAAATATAATATTAAAATAATTAGGAGAGGAATATAAAAATGTTAAATAGTAAGTTTTTAGATAAGTTTAATTTATTTGTAAGTATTATTAAAATTACAGTTCTATTTTTTGTTTGTATTTTATTAATAAGTTGTGGATTAACAAAAACTGGAACTATTGCTGATGTAAATTATCATCCAAACTTTTTTACAGGAAGAGCAGAAGTTCCAGTAGA encodes the following:
- a CDS encoding coproporphyrinogen III oxidase, which gives rise to MLVHDFKILGQENKIYIEDNIILYIFETLEWINTYNDEGLLQTNKGINYYGITYFDVKGIIHLKEILLGWRNLFEKAPLFFKLRGSFCFDTNKRVKNSYSKQKLLSQFDSLINLCEVAIKQNKIIYHGGI
- a CDS encoding tetratricopeptide repeat protein, yielding MRNKNKFLIFLIGIFFLNISYLSLGNEKDYSFLIKKGMKYFKDKNYDLAEKTWKPIADSENIEAQFYMGTLYEEQNQYDLAEKYYRLAADQGYLPAQNYLGHLYYFKKKDYKSAEKYYQMSADQGSDFGYCGLGYVYNLLGKEELAEKNYLIGAEFGDHVSQNNLGVLYSKQGRYRLAYKYYKMSAKQGYTPAKENLEGFKKKLLNLSFKEKILFYK